The Methyloceanibacter sp. wino2 nucleotide sequence GCGAGCCGCTATACACGAAGCGCACGCTGAACAGATAAGCGATCTCCATCACGACGAGCGTGTTGACGACCATGGTTCGCGCCATGTCGACGCTTTGGCCGCGTTCGATCGCGTAGAAGAAGACGCCGAACGCGCCGGCCGCGAATAGAAGCGAAACGAAACAGATGCGCCACAGAAGCGTGCCCGAGAGTAGCGACTCGGTCGCCTTGCGGGGCGGTCTTGTCATTGTCCCGGGTTCGGTCGGTTCGAAGGCGAGGGTGAGACCGAGCGCCACGGCGGTGACCATGTTGATCCAAAGAATCTGGATGGCGGTCATGGGCAGGGTGAGGCCAAAGGCGATGGCGCCGATCAGGGTGGCGCCTTCGCCGCCATTGGTGGGCAGCGTCCAGGCGATGACCTTGCGGATATTGTCGTAGACCGTGCGGCCTTCCCGTATCGCCGCGACGATCGACGCGAAGTTGTCGTCCGCGAGCACAATTTCCGCAGCCTCCTTGGCGGCGTCCGTGCCTTTTCTTCCCATGGCCACACCGACATCGGCCTGCTTGAGGGCAGGGGCGTCGTTGACGCCGTCGCCGGTCATGGCGGTCACGTCCTGGTCGATCTGCAGGGCGCGGACGAGGCGCAGCTTGTGTGCTGGGGTCGTCCGCGCGAAGACCGTCATCGAGCGCACGATGTCGGGGAGGTCGGCGTCGTCTATGTCGTCGAGCTGATCCCCGGTCAGGGTCTGCGGTTCCGGCGCCAGCGCCAGCTCACGTGCGATGGCGGTCGCCGTGGCGGCATGGTCGCCGGTGATCATTTTAACGTCGATGCCGGCCGTCCGGCATTCGCCGATCGCGGAGAGGACCTCCTCGCGCGGCGGGTCGATGAAGCCCACGAGACCGATGAGGACGGCACCTTGCGAGACGTCAGAGACGCTTAGGTCCTGCGTGCCCTTCGGAAGGCGCTTCATGGCAAGCGCCAGCATGCGCTGGCCGTGCCGGGCGGTGAACGCGGTTTTCTCGTGCCAGTCTTCAGCGTCCAACGGTGCCACCTGGTCCTGATCGAGTTGCCGGTCGCACATGCTGAGAATCTGCTCGGGCGCGCCTTTGATATAGGCGATGGCGCTCCCGTCTTCGTGGCCGTGATGCAGCGTCGCCATGAAGCGGTGCTCGGTGTCGAAAGGAATCTCGTCGGTTCGCGGCAGTTGTTTGCGTAAGAGATCGGGATCGAACCCGGCTTTCATGCCGAAGCAGACGAGCGCCCCTTCCATCGGATCGCCGTGTGCCGACCAGTCGTCGTCGCAGTGCCGCAACTCCGCGTCGTTGCAGAGGATGGCCGCACGGGCAGCCTCGGTCAGGGCCTGGTGGCTGCCGGGTTCGACCGGCGCGCCGTTGTTCGTGAAGCCGCCTTGTGGACGGTATCCGACGCCGGAAACGTCAAGCACGCTCTCCGGGGTCACGACGCTCCGGACGGTCATCTCGTTGCGCGTGAGTGTGCCCGTCTTGTCCGAGCAGATGACCGAGACCGAGCCGAGCGTCTCCACGGCCGGCAGGCGGCGGATGATGGCGTTCCGGTCGGCCATGCGCTGGACGCCGACGGCGAGTGCAATTGTCATCACCGCGGGCAGGCCTTCGGGGATGGCCGAGACGGCAAGCCCGATCACGACCATGAAGGCTTCCTGCCAGGGATAGGCGCGCACATAGACCGCGAACAGGAACACGGCCGCGCAGGCGGCGAGGATGAAGACGGTGAGCAGGCGGGCGAACTGATCCATCCGCCTGATCAGCGGAGTGGTGAGTTTTTGGACCGTTCCGACGAGTGCACTGATGCGGCCGAGCTCGCTTTCCGGTCCGGTGGCGACCGCGATGCCGGTCGCCGTGCCGTTGGCGACAAACGTACCGGAGAACGCCATGGAGGTGCGGTCCGCGAGGACAGTTTCCTGCGGGACAGGGCGGATGGCCTTGTCGACGGGAAGCGACTCGCCGGTCAGTGCCGCCTCGTCGATCCGTAGATTGCGGGCCCGGGCCAGACGCAAGTCAGCCGGTACGCGCGTCCCCGGCTCCAGGAGCACCAAATCGCCGGGGACGATATCCTCGGCGGCCACGTCCACGCGTTGCCCATCGCGAATGACGGCCGCGTGGGGGTCGATCATGCCGCGGATGGCCTCGAGCGCCCGTTCGGCGCGTCCTTCCTGGATGAAGCCGACGATCGCGTTGAGGACGACCACCGCGACGATGACGGCGGCGTCGATCACGTTGCCAATGGCCGCAGCCAGCACGGCCGCGCCGATCAGGACATAGATCAGAAGGTTATGGAATTGCAGCAGGAAGCGCATGATGGCGCCGCGATGTTCGACATCGGGGAGCCGGTTCGGACCATAGCGCTCGCGGCGTGATGCGGCTTCGGTTGCGCTCAGGCCGCTATCGAGCGCGACCTGCTGGGCGGCCATGACCTCGGCCGCCGTTTGCGCAAAGGGAAGGGGCGCATCGGCCGATGGTTGCGCATCGCGTTTTGCTGAAGGTCGTGCCAACGGTGTTGCCAAGAGTCGTGCCCGAAGTCCTGCCCGCGGTTCAGCAGGCCGATGTCGTCAAGATCGTCTTGTGCCGCAGAACGCCCGCCGTGCTGGGCACAGTCAAGTCTATCGCCGCCCGGCCGCGTTGACGCAGATCATGCGCGGTCCATTCGACACAGTCTCTGCCGCTACTGCGGGGCCTCATCCGGCTCCGGCGGCATCGGAAGGCCGTCGAAATCGGCAGGGGTGTCTTCAGGCGCCATGTCTTCGGCCGGCATGTCTTCGGCCGGCATGTTGGCTGCTCCGGCATTGTCTGCCGGGGGAGGCGGTGGTGGCGCTGAAGCCAGCGTCGTCGTGCTCCAGTCGAGAATATCGAGTGCGACCTTCTCAAAGGCCGCGCGCAGCGCGTCGACATAGTCGCGCGGCTCGTTCCCGGTGGCGGGCTCCGCCACGTTGAACTTCTTGGATCCGATCACGCCGCCGGCAGGATCCTGAAGTTTCGCCAGGATGACGATCGTGGCCGTCGGATCGTCGCCGGTGGAAACGTCGAAGCGCCGGATGTCGATCGAGAGCTGATCGCTGTTGGGAAAGTCGCCCAGCGTGCGGGTGACGTCGTCGGTGTAGCCGGCGTTCTCGAAGGTCTCGATCAGCTTGGCCTGCACCAGGATGGGCAGGCTGTCGTTCCAGCGCGGTCCTTCCAAGGCGCGGCTCTCGTCGGGGGAGGGCCGGGTCATGATCTTGTCGGTGTTGTAAGCGAGCAGCGTGGTCGGCTCGGGGATCGTGAGCTTCCAGCTCGGCGGCGCCTCGGGCGCCGGCGGCAGATCGGTCGCAGGCTTCAGCGAATAGAGCAAGGAGGCTTCCTTGCCGCCCCCCGTCATCCGTTCAATGCCCGCGAGAATTCCGTCAACCTTGTCGGAGTTGCGGGCCAAGGCGTCGGTGAAGACCTCGATATTCTTGATGGCCTCTTGGACCGGAACCCGGTTCTCGTCCAGGATTTGCTCGACCTCCTGAAACGCATCGCGCGCACTTTGCGTCCAGTCGCGCCCCACATCCGGCGGTGCGACCAGTGTCGCGAGGCCGTCACTTTTTGCCAGCGGTTGGGTGGACGTCCCGCCGGTGAGCGTCACGGCCACGCCGCCGGTCAGTCCCTGCTGCTCCACGTTCACCACCGTGTCCTCGCGGATGGGCGTATCCTTCATCACCGAGATCGTCGCCAGCACTTGCTGCGGCTGCGCCGGATTGAGGCTGACGCTCGCCACCTCGCCGACGCGGATGCCGTTGAAGAGGACGGCGGACCCGATATAGAGGCCCGGCACCGCGCTCTCGAACTGAATGCGATAGGTCTCGCGCTCGCCGAAGCCGCCCTTGTTCTCCAGCCAGTACACAAAGCCGAAGGCCGCGCCGAACACGGCGAGGATGAAAAATCCGATCAGGGCGTAGCGGGCACGGGTTTCCATCGATCAGCGTCCTTCTCGTTCGGTCACGCGGTTAGTGTGTCAGTTCACGGTCGGCGAGGCTGCTGCCCCGCTTTCCTTGGAAATAGGTCTTCACCCAGGGGTGATCGGATTCCAGCATGGCGGAGATCGGTCCTTCCGCGGCGAGCTTGCCGTCGGCGAGGACGGCGATTCTGTCGCACGCCGTGTAGAGGCTCTCCAAATCGTGGGTCACCATGAAGACGGTGATCTCCAGGGTCTGCTGCAGCGTCCGGATCAACTCGTCGAAATCACCGGCCGAAATCGGGTCCAGCCCCGACGTCGGTTCGTCAAGAAACACGATCTCCGGGTCGAGGGCCAGAGCGCGCGCGAGCGCCACGCGCTTGGTCATGCCGCCCGACAGCTCGGATGGATATTTGTCCCCGTCCCGTGGCGATAGCCCGACCATCTCCAGTTTGGCGTAGGCCATCTCGTCCATCAGGCGCTGCGAAATCTCGAGGTTCTCGCGCATGGGGAACTGAACATTTTGCTTCACGGTGAGCGAAGAGAACAGGGCGCCTTGCTGGAAGAGGACGCCCCAGCGGCGCTCCATGGCGCGCCGTTCATTCTCGTCGATCTTATCCAGGTCCTTGCCCAGCACGTCGATCGTGCCGTGGCGCCGCGGGATGAGTCCGATGATGGTCCGCAACAGGACGGATTTTCCGGCGCCGGACGCGCCGACAACGCCCAGGATCTCCGCAGGACGCACGTCCATATCCAAATGATTGAGGACGGTCTGTGTGCCAAACCCCACGACGAGGTCGCGCACTTTGATGACCGGCGTTTTCTCACTCATAAGCGGATCACATCCCAATCGAGGCGAAGAAGATTGCGAACAGGCCATCCAGTACGATCACCAGGAAGATCGACTCCACGACGGACTTCGTCGTTTGGATGCCGAGCGATTCGGCGCTTCCCTTCACCCGCAGTCCCTCGGCGCAGGCAACCAGTCCGATGACGAGGCCCATGAACGGCGCCTTGATCATGCCGACCTTGAAATGCGTCAGCGAGATCGCGTCGGTCAGCCGCGCGATATAGATGTCGAGGCTCATGCCGCCATAGAGCCAAGCGACGAGAGCACCGCCATAGAGCGCTGCCATGCAACCGATGAATGTCAGCGCCGGGAGCGCGAGTACGAGCACGATGATGCGCGGCAGGACGAGCACCTCCACGGGGTCGAACCCCATGGTGCGGAGCGCATCGAGTTCCTCGCGCATCTTCATCGATCCGAGCTCGGCGGTGTAGGAACTGCCCGAGCGTCCCGCGACCATGATGGCGACGATCAGCACGCCAATCTCGCGCAAGACGAGGATGCCCACGAGGTCTACGGCGTAGAGTTCGGCGCCGAACTTGCGGAAATGGAAGATGCCCTGCTGGGCGACGATGGCGCCGATCAGAAAAGTGATGAGCGCGATGATGGGCACGGCCTGCAGCGCGACCCGATCGAACTGATGAACCGTAGAAGTAAGCCGGTACTCACTCGGGCGGAACAGGACCCGGGCGGCGGCCATGCCGGTCTCGCCCAGCATCTGTGCGAAGGTCTGGAAGCTACCGGCAAAGCCGGCGGTGCCACGCCCGACGGCGGCAAAGAACGAGACAATAGGGTTTTGGCGTTCCCGCGGCGCGGGGGCTTCGCGGTTGACCGCGTGCATCTCCTCGACGAGGTCGGCGCCGTGTGCGGGCAGGCCGACGACCATCGCGTCGCGCCCCGCGCTTGTCCATTGGCGGGTCAGGCGCTCGAGAAGCCAGGCGCCGAACGTATCGAGTTCGCGGACACCGGCCATGTCGATAGATACGTCCGTGGTCTTGGCCGACGCCGTGCCGGTTGGGCCGCCGGCGAGCCGGTCGATCTCGGTCTCAAGCTCGCCCGCGTGCGGAGCGGTCCATGAGCCTCTCGCGGTCAGCTCCAGCCGATCGCCTACCAGCTTTTGGGTCAGTAACGCCTCGGCCATGGCCGTCTGCTCCTTGTTCCCCGGTTCGCGCCGTCCAACCTGTCGCCCGAGAGGCCCCGAAAAGGGGCCCCTGAACGCCGTACACTATAGGGAAACTCGGAAGGCGGGGCCGGGAATTAGCCGCTGCGGCTCAGCGACATGGAAACACCCCGCAGCGACGTGCCCGTCGTGGAGATCGAGACGTTTTGCCGGGACTGCGTAAAGTTGACAGTCATGCTGCCGTTGACCGTACCCGAAATCCGAATATTCAGCCGACCCGGAGTCAGCGAGCCGGAGGCGCTTCCTGCAGCGTTGTAGGTGCGCTCCTCCCAGCTGCCGGAAACCGAATTGCCGCTCACGCGAAGATTGCTCCGGATGTGAACCTTGGACGTCGGTGAGTTGCAGATCACGGAGAGGCCGAGACTGGACCCGCCGCCCCGGTAATAGGCATTGCAGCTAAGGCGTTCGGATCCGGAAGTGTACCTAGCCGTGCCGCCGCCACGCCATGACCCGAGAAGTCCGTCGACCGCGCTGGCAGAGGCCAGTTTCGACGGCGTGGACATGAAGACGCCCGCAAGCGCCGCGGTGGCGAGCAGAACGGGGGCAGCTTTGCGAATCAAAGGTTTCATGTGGTCGATATTCCCGCAGTTTTGACGTCTGAAGCAAGTCAGGATGGTAGTGTCAGGTGATGATGGGGCAAAAGTGTTGCTGCATGAACAAGGCTGTTGCGGTCGGCAAACGCGCTTCTTGGAACAGTGTTGTTGCGCGCAGGTGACACCCCCTCGATTTCGCCCTCAAAACGCTAAGCCATTCGCCGGCATGGTTTACCAGGAATGAGGCTGGAATCGGTCTCGGGGCCCAGTCTACAGTCTCTTGAAGTTCTGCGCATCCTCTCGAAGACAATAGTCGGAGACATTGGAAGGGCCCGAGAATGGCACCGCCGAAACCACATATCGTTATCACGTACTGCCGCATGTGCAATTGGATGCTACGGGCCGCTTGGATGGGGCAGGAGCTCCTGTCGACCTTCGCAGGAGAGGTTGGCTCGCTCACGCTGATTCCCGACGATACCGGCGGCGTGTTCGAGGTGCGGGTCGATGGCGACCTCGTGTGGTCGCGGGGGCAGCAGGGCCGGTTTCCGGAGATCACCGAGCTCAAGCAGCTCGTGCGGGACCGTATTGCGCCCGCCCACGATCTCGGCCATGCGGACCGTCGAGACGAGGATGCCGGAGACAGCTAACCGTCTGTAATCGTTGGTTTCGTTGAGCGCCGGCTCAGGTCTTGGGGCGCTCGGTCGCCACGGCGGCCGCCACCGCCCGGAACAGAGGCCGATCGTTCAAATCCTCGATGGGAGCGGCGATCTTGCGCCGCCAATTGGGATGCTCGTCGATGGTGCCGGGAAGGTTGGCCTGTTCGACCGTACCCAGTGCATCGTCTAACTGGACCGCGAGCAGGCGACATGGTGTCGCCGCCAGGAAGCGGTGGACCGCGACAATCACGTCATCCGGCATTTCGCTCGCCTCGATGTAGGACGGATCGGGCTTGAGGGCCTGAGCGCCCATCAGTGCATCCAGAAGGCGCTTGCGGTCATGTTTGCGGTCCTGGCGTTGAATCACGGCTTCGGTTTCCGTGGCGCGGGCGCTTTTGACGCGCCAATCGACGTCATTGCAGATCCACCAACCACGAAGTGTGGGGAGGTCGTGGGTGGACGCGCACACCATCGCTTCGCGCCGATAGGCGTGCGGTGCGCGCCAGACACCGTCCTCGTCGCTGAAATAGAAGACCTGGTAGCTCAGCAGACCCGCCCGGACCATGGTGTCGGTGAACCCAGGCGGGACCGTGCCGAGGTCTTCGCCGATGACGATCGTTTGCGAGATCCAGGACTCAGCCGCCACGCCCTCCAGCAACTCGCGGAAGGGATAGGCGACATAGGCCCCGTCCACCGCCGTGTTGCCATCCGGAATCCAGTAGAGCCGCTGCAGGCCCATGGCATGGTCGATGCGCAGCGCGCCCGCATGGCGCATGTTCGCGCGGAGCACCGCCTTGAAGGGCTCCAGGCGCTCGACCGCAAGGCCGACGGGCGAGAAAGGGACAAGACCCCAGTCCTGACCTTGCGTGCTGAAGGGGTCCGGAGGGCAGCCGATCCGCGCAGCGCGCGCAATCGCAGGCCCGCCCTGCCAGCAGGCGGAACCGTCCGGCGAGATGCCCACCGCCAGATCGAGATATAGGCCGATGCGCATGCCCGCGGCACGGGACCGCGCCTGCGCGTCCGCGAGTTGTTTCTCCGCCGTCCATTGCAGCCAGGCGTGGAAGGCGAGGCGGGTCTTGGCGGCCCGGGCAAAGTCGCGCACGGCGATATTGTTTGGGTCTCGATAGACTTCCGGCCAGGTCGTCCAGGCCGCGTTGTACCCTTGTGCGACCATGTGTTCGGACAAGGCCTCGTAGAGCGCGTGGATCTCCAGCGCCTTGCCCTGCTCGTAGCAATAATGCTCGAAGATGTCCTTGGTTTCGGTCGGGGCAGTCTTGAGGAACAGTGCGAACAGTTCTTCGAGGACCGGAATCTTGACGGCGGCGACGCCCGCGTAGTCGATCAGTTCCGTCTCACGGAGCATGGCGCACTTGGCCGCGACGTCGGGCGTGGCGACATCGGCGAACCCCGGCACCTGGTCCGGTGCGATCAGGAGCGGATTGAGGAAATTGCGCGACGAGGGGCTGTAGGGGCTGATGCGTTCAGGCTCGGCGAGAAACAGTGCGTGGAGTGGGCTGACGCCGACGAAGTCCGCCCCGAGCGTTGCGGCATATTCGGCGAGCCGCGCCAGATCCTCGAAATC carries:
- a CDS encoding HAD-IC family P-type ATPase → MARPSAKRDAQPSADAPLPFAQTAAEVMAAQQVALDSGLSATEAASRRERYGPNRLPDVEHRGAIMRFLLQFHNLLIYVLIGAAVLAAAIGNVIDAAVIVAVVVLNAIVGFIQEGRAERALEAIRGMIDPHAAVIRDGQRVDVAAEDIVPGDLVLLEPGTRVPADLRLARARNLRIDEAALTGESLPVDKAIRPVPQETVLADRTSMAFSGTFVANGTATGIAVATGPESELGRISALVGTVQKLTTPLIRRMDQFARLLTVFILAACAAVFLFAVYVRAYPWQEAFMVVIGLAVSAIPEGLPAVMTIALAVGVQRMADRNAIIRRLPAVETLGSVSVICSDKTGTLTRNEMTVRSVVTPESVLDVSGVGYRPQGGFTNNGAPVEPGSHQALTEAARAAILCNDAELRHCDDDWSAHGDPMEGALVCFGMKAGFDPDLLRKQLPRTDEIPFDTEHRFMATLHHGHEDGSAIAYIKGAPEQILSMCDRQLDQDQVAPLDAEDWHEKTAFTARHGQRMLALAMKRLPKGTQDLSVSDVSQGAVLIGLVGFIDPPREEVLSAIGECRTAGIDVKMITGDHAATATAIARELALAPEPQTLTGDQLDDIDDADLPDIVRSMTVFARTTPAHKLRLVRALQIDQDVTAMTGDGVNDAPALKQADVGVAMGRKGTDAAKEAAEIVLADDNFASIVAAIREGRTVYDNIRKVIAWTLPTNGGEGATLIGAIAFGLTLPMTAIQILWINMVTAVALGLTLAFEPTEPGTMTRPPRKATESLLSGTLLWRICFVSLLFAAGAFGVFFYAIERGQSVDMARTMVVNTLVVMEIAYLFSVRFVYSGSLTWRGMLGTPAVLIGVGITVLAQLAFTYLPALQSIFATEPVAWQDGLLIVGIGAALLILVELEKAIFGFFARRRTAAPKTAASETAA
- a CDS encoding ABC-type transport auxiliary lipoprotein family protein, encoding METRARYALIGFFILAVFGAAFGFVYWLENKGGFGERETYRIQFESAVPGLYIGSAVLFNGIRVGEVASVSLNPAQPQQVLATISVMKDTPIREDTVVNVEQQGLTGGVAVTLTGGTSTQPLAKSDGLATLVAPPDVGRDWTQSARDAFQEVEQILDENRVPVQEAIKNIEVFTDALARNSDKVDGILAGIERMTGGGKEASLLYSLKPATDLPPAPEAPPSWKLTIPEPTTLLAYNTDKIMTRPSPDESRALEGPRWNDSLPILVQAKLIETFENAGYTDDVTRTLGDFPNSDQLSIDIRRFDVSTGDDPTATIVILAKLQDPAGGVIGSKKFNVAEPATGNEPRDYVDALRAAFEKVALDILDWSTTTLASAPPPPPPADNAGAANMPAEDMPAEDMAPEDTPADFDGLPMPPEPDEAPQ
- a CDS encoding ABC transporter ATP-binding protein, whose translation is MSEKTPVIKVRDLVVGFGTQTVLNHLDMDVRPAEILGVVGASGAGKSVLLRTIIGLIPRRHGTIDVLGKDLDKIDENERRAMERRWGVLFQQGALFSSLTVKQNVQFPMRENLEISQRLMDEMAYAKLEMVGLSPRDGDKYPSELSGGMTKRVALARALALDPEIVFLDEPTSGLDPISAGDFDELIRTLQQTLEITVFMVTHDLESLYTACDRIAVLADGKLAAEGPISAMLESDHPWVKTYFQGKRGSSLADRELTH
- a CDS encoding MlaE family lipid ABC transporter permease subunit; its protein translation is MAEALLTQKLVGDRLELTARGSWTAPHAGELETEIDRLAGGPTGTASAKTTDVSIDMAGVRELDTFGAWLLERLTRQWTSAGRDAMVVGLPAHGADLVEEMHAVNREAPAPRERQNPIVSFFAAVGRGTAGFAGSFQTFAQMLGETGMAAARVLFRPSEYRLTSTVHQFDRVALQAVPIIALITFLIGAIVAQQGIFHFRKFGAELYAVDLVGILVLREIGVLIVAIMVAGRSGSSYTAELGSMKMREELDALRTMGFDPVEVLVLPRIIVLVLALPALTFIGCMAALYGGALVAWLYGGMSLDIYIARLTDAISLTHFKVGMIKAPFMGLVIGLVACAEGLRVKGSAESLGIQTTKSVVESIFLVIVLDGLFAIFFASIGM
- a CDS encoding SelT/SelW/SelH family protein; protein product: MAPPKPHIVITYCRMCNWMLRAAWMGQELLSTFAGEVGSLTLIPDDTGGVFEVRVDGDLVWSRGQQGRFPEITELKQLVRDRIAPAHDLGHADRRDEDAGDS
- the malQ gene encoding 4-alpha-glucanotransferase produces the protein MTDRIEELAKRFGIAEGYISEQGDWVTTPDETKAKVLEAMGVPLDGDGVLPKPARMEDIAGLSDSAFWPPFLVEQRAWGFSVQAYALRSARNWGIGDFEDLARLAEYAATLGADFVGVSPLHALFLAEPERISPYSPSSRNFLNPLLIAPDQVPGFADVATPDVAAKCAMLRETELIDYAGVAAVKIPVLEELFALFLKTAPTETKDIFEHYCYEQGKALEIHALYEALSEHMVAQGYNAAWTTWPEVYRDPNNIAVRDFARAAKTRLAFHAWLQWTAEKQLADAQARSRAAGMRIGLYLDLAVGISPDGSACWQGGPAIARAARIGCPPDPFSTQGQDWGLVPFSPVGLAVERLEPFKAVLRANMRHAGALRIDHAMGLQRLYWIPDGNTAVDGAYVAYPFRELLEGVAAESWISQTIVIGEDLGTVPPGFTDTMVRAGLLSYQVFYFSDEDGVWRAPHAYRREAMVCASTHDLPTLRGWWICNDVDWRVKSARATETEAVIQRQDRKHDRKRLLDALMGAQALKPDPSYIEASEMPDDVIVAVHRFLAATPCRLLAVQLDDALGTVEQANLPGTIDEHPNWRRKIAAPIEDLNDRPLFRAVAAAVATERPKT